The Pseudoalteromonas carrageenovora IAM 12662 DNA window AACTTTAGTACTCCAGAAGGCTTTGCAATAGGCTCAGACGCTGAACTTGAAGAAGCCGATGACAGCGGCGCACAAGTAAAACTTAAAGGTCATGATCTAGCTTGTGATGAAGTTAAGTCACATTTAGAAAGCGGTAAACGTGTAACTAAGCTTGCCCTTGATTGGCAAGAGCGCCTGAAGTTTATGCTACAAAACGATGGCTCTATTAAACGTTTAAGCTACTCAGAAACTTTAAAAGAAGAAAACGCTGATATTCCTAAAGAAGATATGGCCGTTAAACTCGATGCCGACTTTATTTTAGCGTCAGAAGAAATTAAACAATTGCTTGAAGAGCTAACCGCTGGTTTAGGTGATGCAGACGATTTAGGTAAAGCATAACTAAAACGTAAAAAAGCACGATAAAATCGTGCTTTTTTAATACCAATAAAAGATATGTTTAACTAAACATATCTTTTACATCAGCTAGCATATCGTTGTACTCGTCACTTGAAAATAACTGCATCGATGGAATTACGCCCTTATCTATATAAGTTTGTAATGCGGCTGATTTATCAGAAACCTGTAACGTCCCCTCTAAAATAGCGCCTACACGAATAAAATCTACATAACTTACTTGAGACGGTTTATAAGTGGGATCGGCCCAGCTTTGTGCAACATCAACAAACTCCTTCGGAAACTCCCAAGCAGTCATTATAGAAGAGCCAATTTTACCACTCAACTTTTGAATTGCATGAGCTAAAAAGCTTGGGTTAGCAAAAACCTCGGGGTGGCGCTCTGCTTCAGTTAAAATAGGTAACACGCCAATATTATAGACGAGTGCGGCGAGTGTAATTGAATCGCGATTTAACGACGTGTGCTTTTGATTTTGTAAGTAAAATTCCATAAGTGAAATAGAGTGGCTCGCAACCGTTAATGTTTTTTGCCACGCTTTACCCATGTAACCTTTAATTAGCTCATTGTTTGATACAAACAGTTGCTCCATTGCCATTGCGGTTGCAATATTTTTAATTTGGCGCAAGCCAATACGTGTAACTGCTTGCTGTAAATTAGACACTTTTACCGCACGTCCCATAATTGCACTGTTAGCAACTT harbors:
- a CDS encoding HDOD domain-containing protein, which translates into the protein MSTENALLTILVDRINNDTLVLPTLPEVAIKVRQAADNPDVNLMQMSDVIAQDPALSARMIKVANSAIMGRAVKVSNLQQAVTRIGLRQIKNIATAMAMEQLFVSNNELIKGYMGKAWQKTLTVASHSISLMEFYLQNQKHTSLNRDSITLAALVYNIGVLPILTEAERHPEVFANPSFLAHAIQKLSGKIGSSIMTAWEFPKEFVDVAQSWADPTYKPSQVSYVDFIRVGAILEGTLQVSDKSAALQTYIDKGVIPSMQLFSSDEYNDMLADVKDMFS